CCACACTGGAGGAGTACAGCAGCCTCTGAGTCCTTCACCAGGCACCTGCCAGGGACAACCCCAGCTGCACAGTGCTAAGCACTGTCCCAAAAGGCCACAAGACCCCCAGCTCACCTCCCTGGGACTCTGGCTTGGCACATCCATGGCTTTGGCACCTACCAGGAGCTCCCTGGTGCCAGTCTCTTCACCAAATATAGTCTCGCTTCCTGGCTCCCAGTCTTCCGAAGTATTCTACATATATACACCCTGGTAGGCACCTAGCTCTAGGGAGAGGACGGAGAAAAGCATGGGAGCCTGTGGATGACCTGGAGGCGCTTGGCTGTGCAGGGAATCCTACACGTGCTGCCTCTACGTTCTCACTCCTGGAAGTCAGCACTATCAAGCATGTGCGGGTAGTGGTGGGGTGCTTTGCACCTACTCTCAGCAGGGGTAGCTGCTGGGAAGAGTGAGCCTCCCAGATGGCTAGCAGCAGGCACAAGGTCTCAGAGGGCTAGTGGGCAGGCTCTCCATGCACCCGGAAGCGGTAGATACACGTATACTCAGGGTGGCCCCAGTTGGTCAGGATCCGAAGCTCCACAACTTGGTATGTGGCCATCTTAGGGGCCTAGGCAGAAAAGAGGAGTTCAGTGTCACAGTCCCTTGACATCTCACCAACAGAGAAGGCGGTAGGGTGGGAGAGAGCCACTCCAGCAGTCAGATGTCTCCTGCCCCGGGCCTCGAAACAAAAAACTGAATTTCTAAAGTTTCTGTCTATTTCCTGGAACAAAGTTTTCCAGGCCAAAGGCCCTCAGGGAAGACTTCAGGGTTCCTAGGACCACTACCCACAAGCCAGCCCTTGGTCCGAATGTGAACAGTCTGTATCAGAGAGCAGCACCAGTGAATTCACTCCCAGCCTTGGTTAGCCTTGTCACAGTTTGCTTTTTCTCAGGGGTCTAGCCTGTACTCTGCTTAAAGCTATAGTGTTACGGGCAAAGAGCTGGctcagtcaagagcactggctactcttctatgtaatacaggttcagttcccagcatgcatatgGCAACTCGTAATcgtctgtaactctggctccaagggatccaaagccctcttctggcctcctggacCACCACACATAAATGCctagtacacagacacatatacaagcaaaattctcattaaaaaaaaaaaaaacaattaaaatgaaatgagcTACATATATAGCTCCAAAATCTGCCTCTAACAGGCCTAGGAGATCTGATACTGACTTCTATTTAAGCCATAGGCCCTGCCTGAGACCCTGGCTGACTGCAGACTGGTCATCTGGAATACCCTTCACAGTTACATCCTTGTCACACCCTTCCTCAGTAAAGCTCACTTCAGCCAGCACCTGCTTAGGAAGCTCTGGGTGCTACTATATCTGTCACTGACAGGAGGGACATCTCTACACTAGACCCTGAGGTAACCAGGGTGGGAAGCCAGGTCCATCCCTGAACCCTGTGTCCAGCAGTGTGTCCAGCAGTGCAAGTACTGGGAGATGTCTGCTGTTGGCTGGGAGTGTGAGGTGCCACCCCACAAGCACGTGGTGCTGTACCTGGAAGTAGAAGGTCTGGATAGGCTCCCCATCCTGGTCATAGGTAAATGTGCCAAGACGCGTCCCTTCCTGCTGCAGGTCTTCATCAAAGCCCTGCAGAAAAGCATGCAGGGATGTGGAAGAGTCAGGGAGGGCCACCTCACTCACACCTTGGTGTCTCACTGCAGCCTCAGACAGCCGTGCTGAAGGGCCAGGCCTCTCCCTGGCTCTCCTCTTTTAAATGCACTAACTCTCTCAGTGCCAGAGCCACCACCGTGTGATTCTCAGCAAagacacccccaccaccccaacaCAGATCAGGTACTCACAAAGATGGCAAAGTCCTTGGGAGCACTGGAGATAGTGCTGTTGGGTGACAAGGCCCTGGGCACGTGCTCTAAGGTGACGGCCGTGGGGCGGATGCGGGCAGAGAGGCGCACCACTGCGAAGCCCTGGGGTCCCTGGAAGGCCCAGCAGTTGCCCGGGTGCACATCTGGCTGTATGGGGGGGAGCATGTCAGAACAGAGCCTCCAATCCAGGTCTGACTGGCTGAGATAGGGCACCCCCACTGTGCTCAGACTGCCCACCTGGAGAATGACTCGTGGTGACTGGGAGTGGTACCACAAGGGGATGCCGAACAGGCTGAGGAGGGCCGTCTTTGTCTCATACGTCTCAGAACACCGGGTGCTGATAACACTGGCGCCTGTTAGAAAGTTTTCAAAATGGTGAGCCAGGTGTGGCTcgggggaggcagaagcaggtggatctctgtgagtttgaggccagcctggtctacaaagcaagtccaggacagctagggcttttacacagagaaaccctgtctcaagaaaccaaaataactaaataaaattacagtgggagccaggtgtggtggcgtatgcctttaatcccagcacttgaaggaggcaaaggcaggtggatcactgtgagttcaagtccagcctggtctacaaagtgagtccaggacagccaagataacataaagaagcccttgtctacaaaaacaaaaacacaaacaaacaaagaacttaCAGTGGGGAGGCCCAATAAGCTCAAGTAGTTCCAGGGAAGAGACTGCCACTGCCTGTCTCTAAGAGCATGGGGACCAGCACCTCAGGCCCAGCCCTTAGCTCTAACCCAGACTCACAGGGTCTCTCCCAGCCAGTGATCCATCCGCTCAGTACCTCATGGCTTCCCTCAGCCATCCCTGGCCTTGGTTGGGAGTCTAGGCTGGGTGTCTGGTTGCCTGGTGTACTTGGGGCCTAGCTAGAGTAAGGACTAAGATAAGGCAGAAGTGATGAAGGCAGCACACACCTCCTGATTCTAGGGCGTAGTCCACCATTCCAATACGGTCCTCACTGTAGCGCTGCAGGGCCTGCTTGACGATCCTGTGCACTTGCTAAAAACATGCCCCCAGCAGACGGTTAGGATGTGAATGGGGCACTGGcactgcatgtgtgtccatggaCTGACCCTGCTAGACTGGCACCAGTGGTACCCATGCAGGTTTGTacacacccaccacccacacTAGGCCCAGAACATACACCCGCATCTCCAGCCAGGAGGCTCCATCACGTATGTCCTAGAACACACGGAGAGCTGGCAGTGGGAGCCTGACGACTCTACAACGTCCAGGGTAGAAAGTGCTTTGGCAGGGAAGTTGCCCCTTACCTCCTCTGTCACCCCAACCACGCCTTCTTTCTGCAGTGTCTGTCCCAGAGAAGCAGCAGCCTCCCGGGCCGACTTGCCCTGCATGTCAGCCATGCTGGCAAGGATcttgctctccagctcctgcagctgagcctgcatctcttctctctgtaggagCCCGCTGCGGGCACCCCTGTCTCGGAGAAGGAACTGACTGATCCAGTCTGGGAACTGGGATTCCACCTAGGGACAAGGACAGTGTCACTCAGAAGCTGGAAGCAATGGTGGCAGGGGCTGCTATGGTAgggtaggtgggtgggaggggggagggagcagagccGGAAGAGATGTCAGAGGCTGGGAACTACACCCAAAGGAACAGTGACCAGGAACAGGAAGCATTCCCACAGAGCCCAGGCCTGCATCTGTCCAGCTGTGAATGTCCCTCCAGAATGACAGGCCAGGGACACTGCTCCAGATGACCTCACTCCTCCCCAGGTGGGTGGCCTCAGAGGGAGAATGTTCGGCAAGGCTCTGGGTATTTCCTACTCACATCAGCCCTGGCAGCCTGGATCTTCTGTGGCAGAAGTCCCACTTCATCTGCCACTGAGTTCTGCTTCAGAGTCAGGGCCGCCAGCTCTTGCCTCAGGCTGGCTAGCTGGCCTTCCAGCCGTCCCAGCTCCTTCACAGAGCTCTCCTGGAAGGCCTCCTGGGTCATCCTAGTTccagagggagggaagcaggtaAGGCCAtgctgaggagagggaagagggtccCCCTGACAGACTCCTGCCATTGTGTGAAGGAGCAGGGCTGCCCTTGGAGTCTGGCAGCAGAACACAGCTCAGGAGCTTGTGAACTAGCCTGTTGTCTTAGAGCTAATACTCTGGCCCGATTCCCTTTAGCTGTGGAGTGCACAATTCACACAGCCTCCCATGCATTCACAGCTTGGTCATGGGGGCCGAAGGCACACCAGCCCACAGCACACGGAAAAGGCCAGCCAGCCCACAAGCTCCAGTCTCACTGCAGTGCCTGGCCTGCCATTCCCAGTCCTTACCAACCTGCCCTGTACCTTAGAGGCTGCAGCCAGCGTCCTAAGCTAAGTTGCAACCATCGTTCCCCAAGGGCCCAGGCAGAACCCTAATGGGGTGGCAGAGCAGGCCTTGGCCAGATGGCAGCCATTACCTTTGCCACTCTGTCTTCAGCTGTTGGACCCGAGCTTCAGACTCCTGGGAGCAGGAAGAAGGGACAAATACAAGAAATGGTGAGTATAGAGAAATCTGAGGGCCTGTTCTATATGGGAGATCGCTGCCTCAGGGTCTCCCAGCCCTTTCAGCAGAGATCAAACCACATAGGTCCTGTGAGTCTTGCCCCTTCTCACTCACTTGCACCTACGTAAGGTTATGTTCACTGAGCGTAAACACACCTAACCCAACTACCATCCTTGCCCCATGCACATTCCTGGGGCCGCTGTGGAGCGTGAGTTGAGCCCTTGGAGAAGGCATGTGATTACCCCCCTCATACTCAACACCCCAGCAGTACTCATGGAAGAACCAAGGACAGTCTGGGTGAGAGCACCAATGCGGGGCTTCATGGATGTCCGCTCACCTGAGAGGCCTGGACTATCTTCTTGAAGAGGTCTTCTGAGTCCTGGTGATGCTCTGCCCTCAGGGTAGCCAGTTCTTCCTGCCCATGAGGAGGAAACTCaagtctttgtgtttgttttcttgggtgttttttggttttgttttgctctgagacagcatctcttcctgtagtcctgactgtcctaaaacttgctctgtagacctggctggcctcaaactcatagtgatctgcctgcctctgcttcccaaatgctgggattaaaggtgtgcgccaccacaccctaaGAGCCTGAGGCTTGACAGCTGCCCTATGGAGGAACATTTGTGACTAGGACATGGCCTAACTGGGCTGCTGGGGTTTTAACTTGCAGGTTTCAGTTCCTGGCCTTATGCTATGAGCTCTGAAATACAAGGATACTTTACTGGTGCCAGGCAATGTGCCAGGCACTCCCACCATGGTAATGGATCTTTTCCATGTTGACAGGGTACCTGGCAAGTGACCCTATAGGACACACTACTGTCTCCCTCATGCTCTGTGGGGCCTCCTACACCCCACATGTGCACTGTCAGGGATGTGCAGTCCCACACCCAGGTAGCGTGGTTTCCTCACCTGGATGCGAGCCACCGTGTCCCTGCGCAAGTCCTCCTTCAGGGCAGCTTCACGGCGGCTCACCAACCCTTCTAGGAGAGACAGGGTATCCTCATGGCTCAGACCATTGCCACCTCCATGACCAGCAGCCCCCTGCCGCAGCTCCAGGCGTTCCAGCCGTATGGCCTCCTTCTGCCAGTTGGAGGAAAACTCAGCAGCAAGAGCTTCCAGGCGCCGTTCGAGGGAGTGCACCCGGGAGAGAAGCTGCTGCTCAGCCTGGTGGGGCCAGAGGGAAAGAACAGAGGtgtgggcccagaggagcctaCCACAGGCTTCCTGAGCACGGCCACTCAAACAGTGGGTACACGTCTTtgaccccagcatttgggaggcaggggcaggtggatctcttgagtttgaggccagtctggtctacatagtgagttccaggacagccaggactgtacagtgagactctggggggtgggggagcaaaaCTAGCTGGGGCATGGCTAGTGGCTACAGCACGTGACAGGCGATTCCTGGtgtatgctacacacacacacacacacaatgttgtCACCATCAGATCCCAGTGTGGAGGGAAAGGTGGTTGGGAGAGGAAGTCTGAGGACAAGGACTGGCCAGGAAAATTTCCTGAAGTTGTCAGATGGTCATGGGCCCAGCTGGGCAGCCTCCACTCCATGTCATGAGTTgtagagggtgggggagggtcttTTGGCTTTCAAGTGCTTTTGCTCTTCCACATAGATGACTACACCAAAGGAGGAAATGCTTCGaaagctttgtttttttcctcctttaaatgaATGCCCTACAGAGAAGACCCTACCATTCGGACCCAGGGTGGCATCTGATACTGTGTCATGAATTCTGAGGACTATTATTGGCCAAACAACCAAATCTTTGCCAAGGGAAATTACAAAATGCAATCTACCAACTGGCCTTTAAAGGGCGAAGGTCGTTGGGGCAGAGGTCTCAGGCTGTAGACATTCTGCTTTAAACATGCTTGCATGGTTCAGAAGGCAGCAAACCCAGAACCCCATTCCCAGCCCACCTTACCCTGGCCCTGCCATCACCTCTCCAAACCAGCTGTCTTCCCTGGGGTCTCtaagcaagcagaggcaggctgagctctgttCCTGGCCTTGCTTCCCCTGTTCACATGAAAGTGGCCCAAGACTGAGGTGCAGATGACTGGCTATGCCATGATTTTAAGAAAGAAGATCATACCTTGCTGGAACATATGATTTAAATTATGGCAAGCTTAATTCAGCAGATACAAGGTTCAAATCACTAGAGGATCAAGATGGGGGgaggctgtttgttttcttgggagAGGGTCTCACTCTTAGTCCAGACTGTCCTGCggtttactatgtagcccaggctagctgcaAACACACATGGTGATTCTtcagccttagcctcccaagtactaggactacaggtgtgacCCACTATGCCCTgccatgttcatgtgtgtggtgtatgcaagtgtgtgtgcacatgtatgtgcaacaGAGGTTGATGTAAGATGTCTCCCTCTatggctctccaccttattttttgagacgagCTCTCTCgtggaacctggagctcactgttttaGCTAGGCTGACTAGCTGGCAAGCAGGAGCGCCGCCTGACTCCACCCcctgctagggttacaggcatgcactagtTGTACAGGGGACTTGAACGCAGGTGTCATACTCACATGGCAAGCACACTGTGCACTGACCCAGCAACCCCAGCCCTGGGACAGAGTTTTTGGCgacatgcatttctttctttttttttttttttaatttacttattatttatacagtattctgtgtgcttatgtgcctgtatgccaaaagagggcagcagatctcattggagatggttgtgagccaccatgtggttgctgggaattgaactcaggacctttggaagagcagccaatgctcttaacttctgagccatgtctccagctccggTGACCTGTATTTCTACTACACTCTGGTTGTATGTCCACCTGTCACCCTCCACTGGCTGCAGGCCCCTGGAGCACACAGCTTGAACCCACCCCAATCTAAGACACTGACCACCGTCTCCCATGCCCATGTCTGCAGCCGCTGCAGCGTGACCTGGCAAGCTGCCTGCTTGAGGGCCTTCCCTCGCCTCGCCTTGCCTCCCTCTCCTTGAATCTGCTCTGGTCCTGATACTTGCTTCCCCAGGCCCTACCCCATCTGGCTTATTTCCCCCTCCTAGAACACAGATGAGCTGCTATGGGAGCGAGCGAGCCCTGGCTAGCTTGACAGGTGAACAAAACTTGTGGGGCCACTTGCCCTGTAAGGGCCTAGGG
This window of the Acomys russatus chromosome 17, mAcoRus1.1, whole genome shotgun sequence genome carries:
- the Sun2 gene encoding SUN domain-containing protein 2 isoform X2; protein product: MSRRSQRLTRYSQDDNDGGSSSSGASSVAGSQSTLFKDSPLRTLKRKSSNMKRLSPAPQLGPTSDSHASYYSESVVRESYIGSPRAASLARSALLDDRPHSEPYWSGDLRGRRRRGTGGSESSKANGLTTESKVSEDFFGSSSGYSSEDDFAGYTDSDQHGSGAGIRSAASRAGSFVWTLVTFPGRLFGLLYWWVGTTWYRLTTAASLLDVFVLTRHFPLNLKTFLWFLLLLLLLTGLTYGAWYFYPLGLQTLQPAVASWWAAEESRRPPEAWKSRDASSHFQAEQQLLSRVHSLERRLEALAAEFSSNWQKEAIRLERLELRQGAAGHGGGNGLSHEDTLSLLEGLVSRREAALKEDLRRDTVARIQEELATLRAEHHQDSEDLFKKIVQASQESEARVQQLKTEWQRMTQEAFQESSVKELGRLEGQLASLRQELAALTLKQNSVADEVGLLPQKIQAARADVESQFPDWISQFLLRDRGARSGLLQREEMQAQLQELESKILASMADMQGKSAREAAASLGQTLQKEGVVGVTEEQVHRIVKQALQRYSEDRIGMVDYALESGGASVISTRCSETYETKTALLSLFGIPLWYHSQSPRVILQPDVHPGNCWAFQGPQGFAVVRLSARIRPTAVTLEHVPRALSPNSTISSAPKDFAIFGFDEDLQQEGTRLGTFTYDQDGEPIQTFYFQAPKMATYQVVELRILTNWGHPEYTCIYRFRVHGEPAH
- the Sun2 gene encoding SUN domain-containing protein 2 isoform X1, with product MSRRSQRLTRYSQDDNDGGSSSSGASSVAGSQSTLFKDSPLRTLKRKSSNMKRLSPAPQLGPTSDSHASYYSESVVRESYIGSPRAASLARSALLDDRPHSEPYWSGDLRGRRRRGTGGSESSKANGLTTESKVSEDFFGSSSGYSSEDDFAGYTDSDQHGSGAGIRSAASRAGSFVWTLVTFPGRLFGLLYWWVGTTWYRLTTAASLLDVFVLTRSRHFPLNLKTFLWFLLLLLLLTGLTYGAWYFYPLGLQTLQPAVASWWAAEESRRPPEAWKSRDASSHFQAEQQLLSRVHSLERRLEALAAEFSSNWQKEAIRLERLELRQGAAGHGGGNGLSHEDTLSLLEGLVSRREAALKEDLRRDTVARIQEELATLRAEHHQDSEDLFKKIVQASQESEARVQQLKTEWQRMTQEAFQESSVKELGRLEGQLASLRQELAALTLKQNSVADEVGLLPQKIQAARADVESQFPDWISQFLLRDRGARSGLLQREEMQAQLQELESKILASMADMQGKSAREAAASLGQTLQKEGVVGVTEEQVHRIVKQALQRYSEDRIGMVDYALESGGASVISTRCSETYETKTALLSLFGIPLWYHSQSPRVILQPDVHPGNCWAFQGPQGFAVVRLSARIRPTAVTLEHVPRALSPNSTISSAPKDFAIFGFDEDLQQEGTRLGTFTYDQDGEPIQTFYFQAPKMATYQVVELRILTNWGHPEYTCIYRFRVHGEPAH